TTAGCCACGATTTCCTCACTTCTCTGACGTGGACCATATGCCAATGGAGAAGGGATGTATAATGTTGCCTTACCACCTTCTTTAAGTAAAGCAATGCCCTCATCCCAACCTTTGATTACTCTACCCTGACCAAGTACAAACTCTAAAGGATCATATCCTCCTTGAGCTGCACGCTGCTCACTGTACAATTCTTTTTCCTTAGCTAACGTCTCATCGTTAGTATCAAACAAGGGTCCGTTTAACACATGTCCCGTATAGTTCACCTTTACAGTATCACCGGCAGAAGCCTGCTCTCCCGAACCTTCTTCTTTCATTACATAGAAAATTCCTGACTCAGTTCTTTTAGCCTCTATATTATTCTCTGTAAGGAATTTCTCAATGGCAGCCACATCAGTGGTTAGTTGTTGCTCAGCTTCCTCTTCACGCTTTTTCTGTTGTTTGGCCATCATTTCCTGTTGCCACGCCATAAACTCCTCCTGGTTAAGCACATTTTCTACGCCTACACTAAATGTTAGTGTTCCCTCTTGATTTATCTGAGGTGGTGCTTCAGACTTTACCGTATTTGCAAAAAAGTCTTTAATACTGATAGTGAATGTAACGCTATCTCCTTTTGAGAGTTCGTTGAAAATTTGCTCAATACTCCCCTCGCTGCTGCTCCACACAGAGTCATTTTTAGGCACCACTATCGGAATACCCTGCTCAGCAGTTGTCATCCATACAGAATCTTTGTCATCCTTGTATTCCATATTCATCAGCAGGTACTGGCCATCTTCGATCGGCTGACTATCACCTTCTTTTACCAAGGTATAGGTCATCCCGGAAGCAGTTTTCTTTTCTGAGTCATTGCATGATTGTAAAGCCACTACTACCAATAATGCCACTAAGGTTTTGAATGTATTAATCATTTAAGCGTAGGTTTTAATTTTTGTACTTAGTTCGTTTTTATATTCATTGAGAACATTCTCAAATTTTTTTACAGTTTCTTCAAGGCTAAGATCCGACTTACCACCTGAAGCATTCTTATGACCTCCACCCTCAAAGTGCTTTCTGGCGAATTCATTGACGGAGAAATCACCAATAGAACGGAAAGACATTTTTATGGCCTCAGTTCTGTCAATAATTACTGCTGCAAATTTTATCCCTTCGATGGACAACGCATAATTAACAAGTCCTTCAGTATCCCCGGTTTTGGAGTTGAACCTTTTCAGTTCATCCGCAGTAATTGCAAAGTAAGCTGTATTGAATTCGTCAAGTACTTTTAGCTTTTCATTTAATGCAAAGCCTAAAAACTTCACTTTGTCCAATGAATTAGTGTCATAGACGAGTTTCGATACTTTGGCGGTATCAGCACCAATATCTGCCAGCTCCGCACATACATTGAATACATTCTTTGTAGTATTTGGATGCTTAAAGCTACCGGTATCAGTCATTATTCCGGCATAAAGACTTTCTGCTATGTCTTTATCAATAAGTTGCTTATCACCCAGGTCACAAATCAGGTCGTACACAAGTTCGGCTGTAGCTGCAGCCTCAGTACTCCAGCATACAAAATTGGCAAAGTCTTCAGGTTCAAGATGGTGATCTATCAGCACTTTGACAGAAGCCGACTGCCGTACCATTTCACCTAATTCGTTAATTCTGTTCAGACTCGAAAAGTCCAGACAAAAAATCATATCAGCCTCAGTGATCAGCCTTCCTGATTTTTCTTCGTTGCCTTCATTAAATATAATGACCTCATCATTACCTTTCATCCAGGCCAGAAAGTTAGCATAATCAGTAGGTGTAATAACCGATACTTCATGTCCCTTCTTTCTCAAATACCCTGCTAATCCCAATGAGGACCCTAGTGCATCAGCATCAGGCTTATGATGGGTGGTTATCACCACTTTCTTTGGGCTACTGATGACCGTTTTAAAAGCTTCCAGATTCTGCATTCCTTCTAAATCCGCCCCCTTCTGACAAGAGGACTATATTTTTAATAAACGGCAAAATTGATAATAAAATCGGTCAAATACAAAATACCTATCCCGGATTATCGGAATGCATAACATTTACCACATTTAAGATCATTTAATAAGAAATATTCTACTACTTTTGCGGCAAATTCAAAATCAGAAGAAAATTATGGCTGGAAAAAGAACTTTTACAATGATAAAACCTGATGCCGTAGGTGCCGGCAACACTGGTGCTATCACTAAAATGATAGAAGAGGCAGGTTTTAAAATTGTAGCAATGAAAAAAACCTACATGTCAAAAGAAAGAGCGGGACAATTTTATGCCGTTCACAAAGAGCGTCCTTTTTATGAAGACCTTACTAACTATATGTCTTCTGGCCCTATAGTGCCTATGATCCTTGAAAAGGATAACGCTGTTGAAGATTTCAGAAAATTAATAGGAGCTACTAACCCCAAGGAAGCCGCTGAAGGTACTATCAGAAAATTATTTGCGGAATCAATCGAGGCAAATGCTATACATGGCTCTGACTCTGACGAAAACGCAACTATCGAAGGCAACTTCTTCTTTGCAGAGACAGAGAAGTTCTAAGCTTTCTAATTAGAAATAAATAAAGATGTCATCTCGCCGGTCAGATCCGGGCAAAATGACATCTTTTCTTTTTTATTTATTTCATCTCAAAATAGTTACTCGCAAAACATCTGCCTCCTTATCGTATGCCTGATGAACATTTTCAGGTTTAATTAAAAACGGCTCAATATTTAGAAGTTTTGCAACCTCCTGATCCAACCAAATTTCTCCGTTGATCCATATTTTTACCGGTGTAGGTGTAGGATCGAACCTATTGGGTTGAGGGTTTGGGTCACCTTTGAAAACCAGTGTTAAATCATATAGATTCGGTGAGAAAGCATAGACACCCTCAATGTTTTCTGAAAGATTAGGCTCAACTACATACAGCTCAATGTCTTCTTCAATGAGAACCGATTCAGGATGCTCCTTGAGATCAAAATCTTTAAGAAGTGAATTTAAGGAGCCATCAAAATTACCAGGGATTACCTGGATGATAGGCCTGTCATACTTAACCGGAAACTTAGCTACGGAAGCAAAAGCATTAAAAGTACCGTTTTTTTCATTGTAAATGACAGGATAAATACCTGCTGGCAAAACATTCCCAGCCAGACTATAATCACTTACTGTTTCATCATCCAATACCTCTGACGTACGCAAATGTAATGTCCCTTTTGTCAATGAATGCTTCCATTCCTCATAAAACTGCATCCCCAGAACATCACCATTGACAGGAAAATACGCAAGAGTAGTAGACGCATCAATTTGAATTTGCCCGGCATCCCGAAATGACTCAAAAATCTCTGGTGTC
This region of Fulvivirga ulvae genomic DNA includes:
- a CDS encoding FKBP-type peptidyl-prolyl cis-trans isomerase — encoded protein: MINTFKTLVALLVVVALQSCNDSEKKTASGMTYTLVKEGDSQPIEDGQYLLMNMEYKDDKDSVWMTTAEQGIPIVVPKNDSVWSSSEGSIEQIFNELSKGDSVTFTISIKDFFANTVKSEAPPQINQEGTLTFSVGVENVLNQEEFMAWQQEMMAKQQKKREEEAEQQLTTDVAAIEKFLTENNIEAKRTESGIFYVMKEEGSGEQASAGDTVKVNYTGHVLNGPLFDTNDETLAKEKELYSEQRAAQGGYDPLEFVLGQGRVIKGWDEGIALLKEGGKATLYIPSPLAYGPRQRSEEIVANSILVFDVELVEVAD
- a CDS encoding DHH family phosphoesterase, with amino-acid sequence MQNLEAFKTVISSPKKVVITTHHKPDADALGSSLGLAGYLRKKGHEVSVITPTDYANFLAWMKGNDEVIIFNEGNEEKSGRLITEADMIFCLDFSSLNRINELGEMVRQSASVKVLIDHHLEPEDFANFVCWSTEAAATAELVYDLICDLGDKQLIDKDIAESLYAGIMTDTGSFKHPNTTKNVFNVCAELADIGADTAKVSKLVYDTNSLDKVKFLGFALNEKLKVLDEFNTAYFAITADELKRFNSKTGDTEGLVNYALSIEGIKFAAVIIDRTEAIKMSFRSIGDFSVNEFARKHFEGGGHKNASGGKSDLSLEETVKKFENVLNEYKNELSTKIKTYA
- a CDS encoding nucleoside-diphosphate kinase → MAGKRTFTMIKPDAVGAGNTGAITKMIEEAGFKIVAMKKTYMSKERAGQFYAVHKERPFYEDLTNYMSSGPIVPMILEKDNAVEDFRKLIGATNPKEAAEGTIRKLFAESIEANAIHGSDSDENATIEGNFFFAETEKF